The Paenibacillus mucilaginosus 3016 genome includes the window CTTTGGTCCGCAGCTTCGAGGACTTTCGCAAGGCCTCCTATTGGGGGTTCAGCTTCTGCGCATTGAAAATCGCTGCCATGACCGCAATTTATGTCGCCGTATTTGATTATCCGGCCGCCAAAAACATGGCTTATCCGTTTCAGCAGTTAACGAGAACGGCAGCGATCGGGCAGATCATCACGCATATTGAATCGGTCTTTCTGGCGTTCTGGCTCATCGCTTCCGTGATTCATTTTGCCGTCTATATCTATCTCCTGGCCTTCCTGGTTGCCCGGACGCTGCGCATGGAGGAATTCGAGCCGCTCCTGCTTCCCCTCACCGGATTGATTCTACTCCTCGGGCTGCTGCCGGAGAATATCTCGAAAGTGAATCAGTACCGCGAGCTCTTCCTGCAGGGCAGTACCGTGCTCTACCTGCTCCTGCCTTTTGTGCTGTGGAGCCTTGACCGGTGGAGAAGGAGGGGCCCGCAATGAAGCTGCTGAAAATGCTGCCCTTCCTTCCCCTGCTGCTGCTGCTTTCGGGCTGCTGGGACCGGCTGGAGCTGGAAGAGCAGGCCTTCGTCGTCGTCGTAGGCCTGGACAGCGGCCCCAATCATACCGTTGCCGTAACCTTTCAGATCGCGAACCCGCAGGTAGGCTCCAGCGATAAGGGCTCCGCCCAGAACGAGCCGCCGAGCGACATCGTCACATTCAACGCAGCCGACATTCTGTCCGCCAAGGAACTGGCGAACAGCGTGATTACCAGGAAGATCTCCTTCGCCCATTTGCGGACGGTCATTGTCAGCCAGGAGTTTGCCAAGAGCGGGCTGTTTCACCGGATCCTGGGCTCGTCCGTCCGGGACCCCGAGATGCGGAGGGAGATCAACCTGATCGTCTCCAAGGAGAAGGCCTCCGACTTTGTCAAGAATAACAAACCGAAGCTGGAAACCCGACCGCATAAGTATTATGCATTCATGCAGGAGCGTTGGCGGGATACGGGATACGTGCCTTATTCCACCTTGAACCGTTATATGCAGCGGCTCGGGGACGATACGTTATTCCTGGCCATCTATGCTACGGCATCCAAGAAGGAAACGAAGTACTCCAAGAATGAAGACAATTACCTGGCCGGTCAAATCCCCCACAAGGGCGGCGACCCTGTCGAGATCATGGGCTCGGCCGTCTTCAGAGCCGGCAAAATGATCGGCACCCTTACCGGGGAGGAAACGCGGTATGCTCTCTTTCTGCGGCGCAAATCACTGACCCATTCTTTCATTGCCACGTATCCCGACCCCCTGAACGAGGAATACCAGATCACCTGCCGCTTCATGAAGAACGGGAAAGCCAAGATCAAGATGAACGCCAAGTCGGATCCGGCGCAAGTGTCGGTGAGGATCCCCTTCAGGGTACAGGTGCTCTCCACCGCCAGCTTCGTCGACTATGCCTCCGATGCGGAGAAGCAGCGGCAGCTCAAAGACGGGCTGCAGCGGAAGCTCGCCGACCGAATCAAGCAGCTCGTGGCCAAAACACAGCGGACCTACAAAGGGGAGCCCTTTTTATGGCATCTGATTGCCCGGAATCAATTCTGGACTCTGGACGAGTACGAGAGCTATAACTGGTCGGAGCAGTACACCCGGGCACAGGTCCAGGTTCAAGTGGATTTAACCATCGTGAATTTCGGCAAGCAGGTAGAGCCTCCCATCATGCACATATCAGGAGATGAGCAGCCTTGAATTGGATTTTAATCGGCATTGCCTTGTATTTGACCTACTACACCTTCACCTACGCCCGGAAGGTATGGAGCGATAACAACAAACCCGCCGGACTGGCGCTTCTGATGCTGTCCGGCTGTTACCTGCCGCTGTCACTCTATTTACATTTCCGTTAGGCTTGGGGGGCTGCCCGGACATGCAAAGGGCAAAGAAGTACAGCGCGGATCATTCCGCGCTGTACTTCCGTCTGCCTTCGATCCAGATCTCCCCTTCCGGAACCACGGTGCCATCCGGCAGAACCGAGTCCATCACCAGACTGCGGGCCCCCACCCGGACACCCTTCC containing:
- a CDS encoding Ger(x)C family spore germination protein, which codes for MKLLKMLPFLPLLLLLSGCWDRLELEEQAFVVVVGLDSGPNHTVAVTFQIANPQVGSSDKGSAQNEPPSDIVTFNAADILSAKELANSVITRKISFAHLRTVIVSQEFAKSGLFHRILGSSVRDPEMRREINLIVSKEKASDFVKNNKPKLETRPHKYYAFMQERWRDTGYVPYSTLNRYMQRLGDDTLFLAIYATASKKETKYSKNEDNYLAGQIPHKGGDPVEIMGSAVFRAGKMIGTLTGEETRYALFLRRKSLTHSFIATYPDPLNEEYQITCRFMKNGKAKIKMNAKSDPAQVSVRIPFRVQVLSTASFVDYASDAEKQRQLKDGLQRKLADRIKQLVAKTQRTYKGEPFLWHLIARNQFWTLDEYESYNWSEQYTRAQVQVQVDLTIVNFGKQVEPPIMHISGDEQP